From Corallococcus macrosporus, the proteins below share one genomic window:
- a CDS encoding metallophosphoesterase family protein — MRIAVISDIHSNIEALTEVLRVAEHQKVDRFVSLGDIVGYGASPNPCCDLVRSVAEITLLGNHDAAVAGRMDYSYYYDAARHALDWSANVISDENLAWLRSLPYTYRIGEVGFCHGSPIDPKAYEYIFALEQARELTPYVAELPEVTFIGHSHLCRAFAIGNGEVNDVVAQKFVLRKGYKYIVSVGSVGQPRDYDNRACFVICDTDARTVEYLRVEYDIETSAQKIFDADLALNFGKRLFLGV, encoded by the coding sequence ATGCGCATCGCCGTCATCTCCGACATCCACTCCAACATCGAGGCCCTCACGGAGGTGCTGAGGGTGGCGGAGCACCAGAAGGTGGACCGCTTCGTGTCGCTGGGGGACATCGTCGGGTACGGGGCGTCCCCCAACCCGTGCTGCGACCTGGTGCGCTCGGTGGCGGAAATCACCTTGCTGGGCAACCACGACGCCGCGGTGGCGGGGCGGATGGACTACTCGTACTACTACGACGCCGCCCGGCACGCGCTCGACTGGAGCGCCAACGTCATCTCCGACGAGAACCTGGCCTGGCTGCGCAGCCTCCCGTACACGTACCGCATTGGCGAGGTGGGCTTCTGCCACGGCTCGCCCATCGACCCGAAGGCGTACGAGTACATCTTCGCGCTGGAGCAGGCGCGGGAGCTGACGCCGTACGTGGCGGAGCTGCCGGAAGTCACCTTCATCGGGCACAGCCACCTGTGCCGCGCGTTCGCCATTGGCAACGGCGAGGTGAACGACGTGGTGGCCCAGAAGTTCGTGCTGCGCAAGGGCTACAAGTACATCGTGTCGGTGGGCAGCGTGGGCCAGCCGCGCGACTACGACAACCGGGCCTGCTTCGTCATCTGTGACACGGACGCGCGCACGGTGGAGTACCTGCGCGTGGAGTACGACATCGAGACCTCCGCGCAGAAGATCTTCGACGCGGACCTGGCGCTCAACTTCGGCAAGCGGCTGTTCCTGGGCGTGTAG
- a CDS encoding ABC transporter ATP-binding protein, whose translation MIDIVDLHKTFAGNKVLTGINLTVPQGSTCVILGGSGSGKTVLMKHMIGLLKPDSGQVIVDGQDIVPMSVEALQQVRRSFGMVFQAAALFDSMTVFENVAFPLRQHTKLSEDEIRVQVRKRLDLMGLKRAVEDRFPADLSGGMRKRVGLARAVVLDPKVVLYDEPTTGLDPITTDSVDDMILTAQKELGVTSVVISHDIASAFNVANQIAFLSKGVIVEHGPPEKLRASKHPAVEVFLQTWFGKN comes from the coding sequence ATGATCGACATCGTGGACCTGCACAAGACGTTCGCGGGGAACAAGGTCCTCACCGGCATCAACCTCACCGTGCCGCAGGGCAGCACCTGCGTCATCCTGGGCGGCTCCGGCTCCGGCAAGACGGTGCTGATGAAGCACATGATCGGCCTGCTCAAGCCGGACAGCGGCCAGGTCATCGTGGACGGGCAGGACATCGTCCCCATGAGCGTGGAGGCCCTGCAGCAGGTCCGCCGCAGCTTCGGCATGGTGTTCCAGGCCGCCGCGCTCTTCGACTCCATGACGGTGTTCGAGAACGTCGCCTTCCCGCTGCGGCAGCACACGAAGCTGTCCGAGGACGAGATCCGCGTGCAGGTGCGCAAGCGCCTGGACCTCATGGGCCTCAAGCGGGCGGTGGAGGACCGCTTCCCGGCGGACCTGTCCGGCGGCATGCGCAAGCGCGTGGGCCTGGCGCGCGCCGTGGTGCTGGACCCCAAGGTCGTCCTCTACGACGAGCCCACCACCGGCCTGGACCCCATCACCACGGACTCCGTGGACGACATGATCCTCACCGCGCAGAAGGAACTGGGCGTCACCAGCGTGGTCATCAGCCACGACATCGCGTCCGCCTTCAACGTGGCCAACCAGATCGCCTTCCTGTCCAAGGGCGTCATCGTGGAGCACGGCCCCCCGGAGAAGCTCCGGGCGTCGAAGCACCCCGCCGTCGAGGTCTTCCTGCAGACCTGGTTCGGCAAGAACTAG
- a CDS encoding PqqD family protein — MSFPEGSVPRRRAGTSGEGFGADFLVLDAEGRTLRGLNPTAARIWALCDGQRTARAVAEQVAAEFSTDVGPVLTDTLRFLAELQRRGLLDEVRAPAGAAPLEDT, encoded by the coding sequence ATGAGCTTTCCGGAAGGCAGCGTTCCCCGGCGGCGTGCGGGGACTTCGGGAGAGGGCTTCGGCGCGGACTTCCTGGTGCTGGATGCGGAGGGGCGCACGCTGCGGGGGCTCAACCCGACGGCGGCGCGCATCTGGGCCTTGTGCGACGGACAGCGCACGGCCCGGGCGGTGGCGGAGCAGGTGGCCGCCGAGTTTTCGACGGACGTCGGTCCCGTGCTGACCGACACGCTGCGCTTCCTGGCGGAGCTGCAGCGGCGGGGGCTGTTGGACGAAGTGCGCGCGCCGGCCGGTGCCGCGCCTCTGGAGGACACATGA
- a CDS encoding S24/S26 family peptidase gives MSSAPQPASVIDGPRWIPVAGDSMWPSLRAGDVAEVEPLLEAPRPGEVVLARFESSLVLHRVRWCDGSVCALRGDNGGAEDPPLPLFRILGRARRVRRGGALLDVERWDVGPRLVGRWRATVKRQVAAWLGRTGRA, from the coding sequence ATGTCGAGCGCTCCCCAGCCCGCCTCCGTGATCGATGGCCCGCGTTGGATCCCCGTGGCCGGGGACAGCATGTGGCCGTCGTTGCGCGCGGGGGACGTGGCGGAGGTGGAGCCGCTGCTGGAGGCGCCGCGCCCGGGTGAGGTGGTGCTGGCGCGCTTCGAGTCCTCGCTGGTGCTGCACCGGGTGCGCTGGTGTGACGGCAGCGTGTGCGCGCTTCGCGGGGACAACGGTGGCGCGGAAGATCCGCCGCTGCCCCTCTTCCGTATCCTGGGCCGGGCCCGGCGGGTGCGCCGGGGCGGCGCGCTGCTGGACGTGGAGCGCTGGGACGTGGGGCCGCGCCTCGTGGGGCGCTGGCGCGCGACGGTGAAGCGCCAGGTGGCCGCGTGGCTGGGAAGGACGGGCCGCGCATGA
- a CDS encoding MlaD family protein: MKKLVTPFRVGLLVLAAGGFLITFVLFAKKGGLSDRDSTQVWAYFRDASGLAVRGRVQIAGIPVGEISDISLEGTRAKIWLKIRKGVDIRQDAAITKRSESLLGDYLLDLNPGTEQAPEMENGGQIRRVIDTQGMEAVFESLSQITSDIQQVTGALREVLGGEKGAGSLERIVENLVRLSDSVDATVRRNTDRLDTIMANVEGVSSDVRAITQGNGAEVTRIVTNVEKITQDVREVLGTVKNIVGSGEGEFKESVSSLKQTLGRLDNTLANLEDITRKVKDGEGAAGALLTDEQLGQRLSEAVTDVSEFATRLSTLQTEVGLFSSYLVSQGASKNGLSLRLIPKPDKYYLLEIIDDPRGSVSTQVVQTNPPSEGDPVIQTQKVTKESFKISLQFAKRYYFTTLRVGLIESTGGVGADLHLFDDALTLKMDAFNFTADELRYPRLRATLRAQAFDHLFVMAGMDDILNAKQRDAATKRLIAGRDFFFGAGFFFTDDDLKALIATTGVPAL, from the coding sequence GTGAAGAAGCTCGTCACGCCCTTCCGTGTTGGCCTGCTGGTCCTCGCCGCCGGGGGCTTCCTCATCACGTTCGTGCTGTTCGCCAAGAAGGGCGGACTGAGCGACCGTGATTCCACCCAGGTGTGGGCCTACTTCCGGGACGCGTCCGGCCTGGCGGTGCGCGGCCGGGTGCAGATCGCCGGCATCCCCGTGGGGGAGATCAGCGACATCAGCCTGGAGGGCACCCGGGCGAAGATCTGGCTGAAGATCCGCAAGGGCGTGGACATCCGCCAGGACGCCGCCATCACCAAGCGCTCGGAGTCGCTGCTGGGTGACTACCTCCTGGACCTGAACCCCGGCACGGAGCAGGCCCCGGAGATGGAGAACGGCGGGCAGATCCGCCGCGTCATCGACACCCAGGGCATGGAGGCCGTCTTCGAGTCCCTGTCGCAGATCACCTCCGACATCCAGCAGGTGACGGGCGCGCTGCGCGAGGTGCTGGGCGGCGAGAAGGGCGCGGGCAGCCTGGAGCGCATCGTGGAGAACCTGGTCCGCCTGTCGGACTCGGTGGACGCGACGGTGCGCCGCAACACGGACCGCCTGGACACCATCATGGCGAACGTGGAGGGCGTGTCCTCCGACGTGCGCGCCATCACCCAGGGCAACGGCGCGGAGGTCACCCGCATCGTCACCAACGTGGAGAAGATCACCCAGGACGTCCGCGAGGTGCTCGGCACCGTCAAGAACATCGTGGGCAGCGGGGAAGGGGAGTTCAAGGAGAGCGTCTCCAGCCTCAAGCAGACCCTGGGCCGGCTGGACAACACCCTGGCCAACCTGGAGGACATCACCCGCAAGGTGAAGGACGGCGAGGGCGCCGCGGGCGCGCTGCTCACCGACGAGCAGCTGGGCCAGCGCCTCAGCGAGGCCGTCACCGACGTCAGCGAGTTCGCCACCCGCCTCTCCACCCTCCAGACGGAGGTGGGCCTGTTCAGCAGCTACCTGGTGTCCCAGGGCGCGTCGAAGAACGGCCTGTCGCTGCGGCTCATCCCCAAGCCGGACAAGTACTACCTGCTGGAGATCATCGACGACCCGCGCGGCTCCGTCAGCACGCAGGTGGTGCAGACCAACCCGCCGTCCGAAGGGGACCCGGTCATCCAGACGCAGAAGGTGACCAAGGAGTCCTTCAAGATCAGCCTCCAGTTCGCCAAGCGCTACTACTTCACCACCCTGCGCGTGGGCCTCATCGAGTCCACGGGCGGCGTGGGCGCGGACCTGCACCTCTTCGACGACGCGCTCACCCTGAAGATGGACGCGTTCAACTTCACCGCGGACGAGCTGCGCTACCCGCGCCTGCGCGCCACGCTGCGCGCCCAGGCGTTCGACCACCTGTTCGTCATGGCGGGCATGGACGACATCCTCAACGCCAAGCAGCGCGACGCGGCCACCAAGCGCCTCATCGCCGGCCGCGACTTCTTCTTCGGCGCGGGCTTCTTCTTCACCGACGACGACCTGAAGGCCCTCATCGCCACCACGGGCGTCCCCGCGTTGTAG
- a CDS encoding TIGR02266 family protein: MSENRKHARVGTLLRCWCEGENVTLYARIANLSEGGLFLRTSTPLAAGTRTQVRLTQQATDTQLQAQATVVWLRQEEQPAGRPPGMGLRFEALDADALTSLRRIISQQQTHH; this comes from the coding sequence TTGAGCGAAAATCGAAAGCACGCGCGGGTCGGCACCCTCCTGCGCTGCTGGTGCGAGGGTGAGAACGTGACCCTGTATGCACGCATCGCCAACCTGAGCGAGGGAGGCCTCTTCCTCAGGACGAGCACCCCGCTGGCGGCGGGGACGCGGACGCAGGTGCGGCTCACCCAGCAGGCGACGGACACGCAGTTGCAGGCGCAGGCCACGGTCGTCTGGTTGCGGCAGGAAGAGCAGCCCGCCGGCCGCCCTCCGGGCATGGGCCTGAGATTCGAAGCGTTGGACGCGGACGCGCTGACGAGTCTGCGGCGCATCATCTCCCAGCAGCAAACCCACCACTAG
- the hisS gene encoding histidine--tRNA ligase, with amino-acid sequence MNDLLPGEIEVWQFVESTARTLFGRFGYGEVRTPMVEDTALFVRSVGEETDIVGKEMYTFEDKGGRSLSLRPEGTAPAARAYIEHSVNNQEPVSRWFYMGPMFRYERMKTGRYRQFSQIGAEAYGAKEPAQDAELMDVVVQFLEALGLTDVTLNINSLGDDNCRPAYHAKLVEYLNAHREELCADCQQRLERNPLRVLDCKNEKCQAVAAAGPNVLEFLCEPCRTHFTDLQRKLGVLGIKYVVNHRLVRGLDYYTRTVFEFIASHPALGTASTVGGGGRYDKMMKGLGGPDVPAVGYAMGLDRLVLLLKEGGKTFVQRPDLFIAVADEGSQDEALALASRLRREGLKVDFDTRGGSLKSQMKRADKSGARFTLVLGEQERQSRQAKLKPMAGGEPVPVSLDSVAATVRAQPEAPAVAPAS; translated from the coding sequence ATGAACGACCTTCTGCCGGGCGAAATCGAGGTCTGGCAGTTCGTGGAGTCCACCGCGCGCACGCTCTTCGGCCGCTTCGGCTACGGCGAGGTGCGCACGCCGATGGTGGAGGACACCGCGCTCTTCGTGCGCAGCGTGGGCGAGGAGACGGACATCGTCGGCAAGGAGATGTACACCTTCGAGGACAAGGGCGGCCGCAGCCTGTCCCTGCGTCCGGAGGGCACCGCGCCCGCGGCGCGCGCGTACATCGAGCACTCCGTCAACAACCAGGAGCCGGTGTCGCGCTGGTTCTACATGGGGCCCATGTTCCGCTACGAGCGGATGAAGACGGGCCGCTACCGCCAGTTCTCCCAGATTGGCGCGGAGGCCTACGGCGCCAAGGAGCCCGCGCAGGACGCGGAGCTGATGGACGTGGTGGTGCAGTTCCTGGAGGCCCTGGGCCTCACGGACGTCACCCTGAACATCAACTCGCTGGGCGACGACAACTGCCGGCCCGCGTACCACGCCAAGCTGGTGGAGTACCTCAACGCGCACCGGGAAGAGCTGTGCGCGGACTGCCAGCAGCGACTGGAGCGCAACCCGCTGCGCGTCCTGGACTGCAAGAACGAGAAGTGCCAGGCGGTGGCCGCGGCCGGCCCCAACGTGCTCGAGTTCCTGTGCGAGCCGTGCCGCACGCACTTCACGGACCTGCAGCGCAAGCTGGGCGTGCTGGGCATCAAGTACGTGGTGAACCACCGGCTGGTGCGCGGCCTGGACTACTACACGCGCACCGTCTTCGAGTTCATCGCCTCGCACCCCGCGCTGGGCACCGCCAGCACGGTGGGCGGCGGCGGGCGCTACGACAAGATGATGAAGGGCCTGGGCGGGCCGGATGTGCCCGCGGTGGGCTACGCCATGGGCCTGGACCGGCTGGTGCTGCTCCTGAAAGAGGGCGGCAAGACGTTCGTCCAGCGGCCGGACCTGTTCATCGCCGTGGCGGACGAGGGCTCGCAGGACGAGGCCCTGGCGCTGGCCAGCCGCCTGCGCCGCGAAGGGCTGAAGGTAGACTTCGACACGCGCGGCGGCAGCCTCAAGAGCCAGATGAAGCGCGCGGACAAGTCCGGCGCCCGCTTCACCCTGGTGCTGGGCGAACAGGAGCGTCAGAGCCGCCAGGCGAAGCTCAAGCCCATGGCGGGCGGCGAGCCCGTCCCGGTGTCCCTGGACAGCGTCGCCGCCACCGTGCGCGCCCAGCCGGAAGCCCCGGCCGTGGCCCCCGCTTCCTGA
- a CDS encoding PfkB family carbohydrate kinase, with the protein MSLLVVGSIALDSLETPFGKKEDVLGGSATYFSTTASFFGPVQLVAVIGEDFPESHLQFLRGRGIDLEGLTREAGRTFRWKGKYGWELNEAQTLDTQLNVFESFSPNLPAAYRETPYVFLGNIHPELQSRVLDQVKAPKLVAADTMNFWIQGSRPALLKTLQRVNLLFINDAEARQLSGEHNVVKAARAILSMGPSRVVIKRGEHGALLFDQDHIFACPAFPLSEVFDPTGAGDTFAGGFMGTLASSGASGKVDQQLLRKAMVMGSVMASFTVEKFSLERLREVQRPEIHARFAEFKKLTHFDDLGPLGG; encoded by the coding sequence ATGTCTCTTCTCGTCGTCGGTTCAATCGCGCTGGACTCGCTGGAAACGCCCTTCGGCAAGAAGGAGGACGTGCTGGGTGGCTCGGCCACCTACTTCTCCACCACCGCGTCCTTCTTCGGCCCCGTGCAGCTGGTGGCGGTGATTGGCGAGGACTTTCCGGAGTCTCACCTCCAGTTCCTGCGCGGGCGCGGCATCGACCTGGAGGGGCTTACCCGCGAGGCCGGCCGCACCTTCCGCTGGAAGGGCAAGTACGGCTGGGAGCTCAACGAGGCGCAGACGCTGGACACCCAGCTCAACGTCTTCGAGTCCTTCTCGCCCAACCTGCCCGCCGCCTACCGCGAGACGCCCTACGTCTTCCTGGGCAACATCCACCCGGAGCTCCAGTCGCGCGTGCTGGACCAGGTGAAGGCCCCCAAGCTGGTGGCCGCGGACACGATGAACTTCTGGATCCAGGGCAGCCGCCCCGCGCTCCTCAAGACGCTCCAGCGCGTGAACCTGCTCTTCATCAACGACGCGGAGGCGCGCCAGCTGTCCGGCGAGCACAACGTGGTGAAGGCCGCCCGCGCCATCCTGTCCATGGGCCCGTCCCGCGTGGTCATCAAGCGCGGCGAGCACGGCGCGCTCCTCTTCGACCAGGACCACATCTTCGCCTGCCCGGCGTTCCCCCTGTCGGAGGTGTTCGACCCCACCGGCGCGGGTGACACCTTCGCCGGCGGCTTCATGGGCACCCTGGCCAGCTCCGGCGCCTCCGGCAAGGTGGATCAGCAGCTCTTGCGCAAGGCCATGGTCATGGGCAGCGTGATGGCCTCCTTCACCGTGGAGAAGTTCAGCCTGGAGCGCCTGCGCGAGGTGCAGCGCCCGGAGATCCACGCCCGCTTCGCCGAGTTCAAGAAGCTCACCCACTTCGACGACCTGGGCCCGCTCGGCGGGTAG
- a CDS encoding MlaE family ABC transporter permease, protein MTTETPSKPNRFTGAFTQSVEGLGKGIIDVVSSIGGVVALGLDVFRWSVRRPFRLNNLFTQLDFVGVGSIFIVGLTGTFTGMVFALQTSTAFALFDAESLVGPTVALTLTRELASVFAALMVTMRAGSAMCTELGTMRVTEQVDALETMAVNPVQYLLVPRVLAGLFMVPALTMLFNTTGMTGAYVVAVFGLGISPGTFLSRTQQWMAPSDVYEGLIKGAIFGLSVALICCYKGFNASGGAKGVGQATTEAMVSSALAIFILDFIVGMLMH, encoded by the coding sequence ATGACCACCGAGACCCCCAGCAAACCCAACCGGTTCACCGGCGCCTTCACTCAGTCGGTGGAGGGCCTCGGCAAGGGCATCATCGACGTCGTCAGCAGCATCGGCGGCGTGGTCGCCCTGGGCCTGGACGTCTTCCGCTGGAGCGTGCGCCGCCCGTTCCGGTTGAACAACCTCTTCACCCAGCTGGACTTCGTGGGCGTGGGCTCCATCTTCATCGTGGGGCTCACCGGCACCTTCACCGGCATGGTGTTCGCCCTCCAGACGTCCACGGCCTTCGCCCTGTTCGACGCGGAGAGCCTGGTGGGCCCCACCGTCGCGCTGACGCTCACGCGCGAGCTGGCCTCCGTGTTCGCCGCGCTGATGGTCACCATGCGCGCCGGCTCCGCCATGTGCACGGAGCTGGGCACCATGCGCGTCACCGAGCAGGTGGACGCGCTGGAGACCATGGCCGTCAACCCGGTGCAGTACCTGCTGGTGCCCCGGGTGCTCGCGGGCCTGTTCATGGTCCCCGCGCTCACCATGCTCTTCAACACCACGGGCATGACGGGCGCCTACGTCGTCGCCGTGTTCGGCCTGGGCATCTCCCCCGGCACGTTCCTGTCGCGCACCCAGCAGTGGATGGCCCCGTCGGACGTCTACGAGGGGCTCATCAAGGGCGCCATCTTCGGCCTCTCCGTGGCCCTCATCTGTTGCTACAAGGGCTTCAACGCGTCCGGCGGCGCCAAGGGCGTGGGCCAGGCCACCACGGAGGCGATGGTCTCGAGCGCGCTGGCCATCTTCATCCTCGACTTCATCGTCGGCATGTTGATGCACTGA
- the asd gene encoding archaetidylserine decarboxylase (Phosphatidylserine decarboxylase is synthesized as a single chain precursor. Generation of the pyruvoyl active site from a Ser is coupled to cleavage of a Gly-Ser bond between the larger (beta) and smaller (alpha chains). It is an integral membrane protein.) — protein sequence MNEQTFMKLMRVLPKSAVSSVVGLATRLPAPAPVHHWAMRTFAKAYNVDMEEAEHAFEKYPTFAQFFTRGLKPGLRPVDAGEKVVVSPVDGRVSQVGYADNGRCLQAKGIEYTVDELLGDSQAAKPFHGGAWTTVYLSPRDYHRIHSPLGGTITGYAYIPGEFWPVNPASVKNKQSLFCVNERLVTYLDTVAGKVAVVKVGATCVSRIKASYEDITTHIGQPGKVHRYGAGIPVEKGGELGRFEMGSTVILCFEPGRVRWDDSMQPEAVVRMGKRIGVIT from the coding sequence ATGAACGAACAGACCTTCATGAAGTTGATGCGCGTGCTGCCCAAGTCGGCGGTGTCCTCCGTGGTGGGCCTGGCCACGCGCCTGCCCGCGCCCGCGCCGGTGCACCACTGGGCCATGCGCACCTTCGCCAAGGCGTACAACGTGGACATGGAGGAGGCGGAGCACGCCTTCGAGAAGTACCCGACCTTCGCGCAGTTCTTCACCCGCGGGCTGAAGCCGGGCCTGCGCCCGGTGGACGCCGGTGAGAAGGTCGTCGTGTCCCCGGTGGACGGCCGCGTGTCGCAGGTGGGCTACGCGGACAACGGCCGCTGCCTCCAGGCGAAGGGCATCGAGTACACGGTGGACGAGCTGCTGGGCGACTCCCAGGCCGCGAAGCCCTTCCACGGGGGCGCGTGGACGACGGTGTACCTGTCGCCGCGCGACTACCACCGCATCCACTCGCCGCTGGGCGGCACCATCACCGGGTACGCGTACATCCCGGGTGAGTTCTGGCCGGTGAACCCCGCCTCGGTGAAGAACAAGCAGTCGCTGTTCTGTGTGAACGAGCGGCTGGTGACGTACCTGGACACCGTGGCCGGCAAGGTGGCGGTGGTGAAGGTGGGCGCCACGTGCGTGTCGCGCATCAAGGCGTCCTACGAGGACATCACCACGCACATCGGCCAGCCGGGCAAGGTGCACCGCTACGGCGCGGGCATCCCGGTGGAGAAGGGCGGCGAGCTGGGCCGCTTCGAGATGGGCTCCACCGTCATCCTCTGCTTCGAGCCCGGGCGCGTGCGCTGGGACGACAGCATGCAGCCGGAGGCGGTGGTGCGGATGGGCAAGCGCATCGGAGTCATCACGTGA